The following are encoded together in the Arthrobacter sp. Y-9 genome:
- a CDS encoding DUF1156 domain-containing protein, with the protein MKKKLIEVALPLEAINAQSAREKSIRHGHPSTLHLWWARRPLATARAVLFAQLVDDPSERAEEFRSEALQKGESDVEAYVEQRVDGERERLFGLITRMVDWDNLNDEALFEQVRAEIMRSTDGNPPAILDPFAGGGTIPLEAQRLGLEAHASDLNPVAVLINKALIEIPPKFANQAPVYPKAADQRHWWPKATGLAEDVRRYGSWMRDEAERRIGHLYPKATLSDGSEATVIAWIWARTVTCPNPACGIEMPLVRSWWLGKKKGKEAYIVPTVVDGKVEYSVGHDVQSAPTKEADGTMSGRRGATCVSCGAAVPVEFIKSEGLAGRLGATLMATVAEGNRQRIYLAPTAEHRAAAEVGTPSDIPMQKLGIDPRNIWTPSYGLDSFASLFTNRQLTALTTFSDLVGEARERALQDALAADMPEGEPLELGGAGAAAYADAIASYLGLCASKMAMFHCTLARWRSDADKTAPAFGRQAIAMVWDYAEAQPFVRAGGEWLGVVEGAARTLEKLVALPVAHAQQDSAASLTVGNRLISTDPPYYDNISYADLSDYFYVWLRKSLKREYPDLLSTMLVPKAEELIANPYRQGGDRQAQDYFKSGFESVFATARKSAVDAYPITVYYAFKQTEEDADGVSSTGWETVLSAMISAGWSVTATWPMRTENATRLIGRGSNALASSVVLALRPRPEDAPVIDRRGLLAELRATLPEALRNLQKGGIAPVDMAQAAIGPGMAVFSQYSRVIEPSGDPMSVRDALRAINAILDEVLSQQEGDFDDDTRWCVTWFETHGFDVAAYGEAETLASAKNSSVAGLAQSGVISSGAGKVKLLSQEELPGGYDPRADDRISLWEVVLHMARALENEGLDAAGRILDGADERGLDMTAANELAYLLYSIAEKRGLTKAGIAFNTLGSSWADVKAAAAALDKADATWATPTLDFDGLGE; encoded by the coding sequence ATGAAGAAGAAGCTGATCGAAGTCGCGCTGCCGCTGGAGGCCATCAACGCCCAGTCAGCTCGAGAGAAATCGATCCGCCACGGACATCCCTCCACCTTGCATCTCTGGTGGGCTCGCCGACCGCTTGCTACCGCAAGAGCTGTGCTGTTCGCTCAGCTCGTCGACGACCCGAGTGAGCGGGCGGAGGAGTTCCGTTCTGAAGCCCTGCAGAAGGGAGAGAGCGACGTCGAAGCGTACGTTGAGCAGCGCGTCGACGGCGAGCGGGAACGACTCTTCGGACTGATCACCCGGATGGTCGATTGGGACAACCTCAATGACGAAGCTCTCTTCGAACAGGTTCGCGCGGAGATCATGCGGTCGACCGACGGCAATCCGCCCGCGATCCTCGACCCGTTCGCGGGCGGAGGCACCATCCCGCTTGAAGCGCAGCGCTTGGGCCTTGAAGCTCACGCGAGCGACTTGAACCCGGTCGCCGTGCTCATCAACAAGGCGCTCATCGAGATCCCGCCGAAGTTCGCGAATCAGGCTCCTGTGTACCCGAAGGCGGCTGACCAGCGCCACTGGTGGCCGAAGGCGACAGGCTTGGCAGAGGACGTGCGCCGGTACGGTTCCTGGATGCGCGACGAAGCGGAACGGCGCATCGGCCACCTCTATCCGAAGGCGACCCTGAGCGATGGCTCGGAAGCCACGGTTATCGCATGGATCTGGGCACGGACCGTGACCTGTCCCAACCCTGCCTGCGGCATCGAGATGCCCCTGGTGCGCTCCTGGTGGCTCGGGAAGAAGAAGGGCAAAGAGGCCTACATCGTCCCGACGGTGGTGGACGGAAAGGTCGAGTATTCGGTCGGCCATGATGTGCAGTCAGCACCGACGAAGGAAGCCGACGGCACCATGTCGGGGCGGCGGGGTGCGACGTGCGTCTCATGCGGTGCCGCAGTCCCTGTCGAATTCATCAAGTCCGAAGGCCTGGCCGGTCGACTGGGCGCCACGCTGATGGCGACGGTGGCAGAAGGAAACCGTCAGCGGATCTACCTGGCGCCAACTGCAGAGCACCGAGCTGCGGCCGAAGTAGGTACGCCTAGCGATATCCCCATGCAGAAGCTCGGGATTGATCCCAGGAACATCTGGACCCCGTCGTATGGGCTTGACTCGTTTGCTTCCCTGTTCACCAACCGGCAGCTCACGGCGTTGACAACGTTCAGCGACCTCGTCGGTGAAGCGCGGGAGCGCGCACTTCAGGACGCACTTGCGGCCGACATGCCCGAAGGTGAACCTCTGGAACTGGGAGGAGCCGGCGCTGCCGCATACGCTGACGCGATTGCTTCGTACTTGGGCCTGTGCGCCTCCAAGATGGCTATGTTCCACTGCACGCTCGCGCGCTGGCGCTCCGACGCTGACAAAACAGCTCCGGCCTTTGGCCGTCAAGCAATCGCGATGGTTTGGGACTATGCGGAGGCACAACCGTTCGTGCGCGCTGGTGGGGAGTGGCTGGGCGTAGTAGAGGGGGCCGCTAGGACGCTCGAGAAGTTGGTGGCTTTGCCGGTAGCTCATGCCCAGCAAGATAGTGCTGCTTCCTTGACTGTTGGAAATCGACTTATCTCAACCGATCCTCCGTATTACGACAACATCAGCTACGCCGATCTCTCGGACTACTTTTATGTTTGGCTCCGCAAGTCCCTAAAGCGCGAGTATCCAGACTTGCTTTCCACGATGCTCGTCCCTAAAGCTGAAGAGCTAATCGCAAACCCATACCGACAAGGCGGAGATCGGCAAGCGCAAGACTACTTCAAGAGTGGCTTCGAGTCGGTGTTTGCTACGGCAAGGAAATCGGCAGTTGATGCATATCCGATAACCGTCTATTACGCATTCAAACAGACCGAGGAAGATGCAGACGGTGTTTCCTCGACTGGATGGGAAACGGTTCTCAGCGCCATGATCTCAGCCGGTTGGTCTGTTACCGCGACTTGGCCAATGCGTACCGAAAACGCCACCCGGCTGATCGGCCGAGGTTCTAATGCCCTTGCCTCTTCGGTCGTTCTCGCGCTCCGTCCACGTCCGGAGGATGCGCCGGTCATCGACCGCCGTGGTCTGCTGGCGGAGCTCCGTGCGACTCTGCCCGAGGCACTGCGGAATCTGCAAAAAGGCGGTATCGCTCCTGTCGATATGGCACAAGCCGCCATCGGCCCCGGCATGGCCGTGTTCTCGCAGTATTCGCGCGTCATTGAACCTTCCGGAGATCCGATGAGTGTTCGCGACGCTCTTCGCGCGATCAACGCCATCCTGGACGAGGTGCTCTCCCAGCAAGAGGGTGATTTCGATGACGACACCCGATGGTGCGTGACGTGGTTCGAGACCCATGGGTTCGACGTCGCCGCATACGGCGAAGCTGAAACGCTCGCCAGCGCCAAGAATTCGTCCGTTGCAGGTTTGGCACAGTCGGGCGTGATCTCCAGCGGCGCCGGCAAGGTCAAACTGCTCTCGCAGGAGGAGCTGCCTGGCGGATACGATCCTCGGGCCGACGACCGGATCTCGCTTTGGGAGGTCGTGCTGCACATGGCGCGTGCCCTGGAGAACGAAGGGCTGGATGCAGCGGGTCGAATCCTCGATGGAGCCGATGAGCGAGGCCTTGATATGACGGCGGCCAATGAACTCGCCTATCTCCTCTACTCGATCGCCGAGAAGCGAGGACTGACGAAGGCGGGCATCGCCTTCAACACATTGGGCTCATCGTGGGCGGACGTGAAGGCCGCAGCAGCGGCACTCGATAAAGCGGATGCCACATGGGCGACTCCGACCTTGGATTTCGACGGACTGGGGGAATGA
- a CDS encoding DNA cytosine methyltransferase — protein MGSAKIRVLDLFAGAGGLTAGFHAASERFETVTAVEMDPAAAASYEATFGEGIVYAGSIQDWLETAEMPENIDVVVGGPPCQGFSQLGKQDAQDERNFLWEQYANTLTAVKPNYFVVENVAAFAKSPQFQEFVKATDKGGKLEDYTFQHKILNSADYGAPQARKRAVLIGHRRELAFPGFPAATHNADGSNDLEQYRTVGQALLGVPMTPDKDEVFEERTHERDGKTFAGTFTPRELHWSRNYTELSRKRFAAIPAGGNRFDLPDELKAKCWRTHNSGSGDVMGRLHNDKPSVTIRTEFFKPEKGRYIHPTANRAITHYEAAILQGFPDTHQFVGSKTAIARQIGNAVPIPLGKAIARQIVSIS, from the coding sequence ATGGGAAGCGCTAAAATCCGGGTCCTGGACCTCTTCGCCGGCGCCGGTGGGCTGACGGCCGGGTTCCATGCTGCCTCGGAGCGCTTCGAGACAGTCACAGCCGTTGAAATGGACCCAGCGGCGGCTGCATCGTACGAGGCCACGTTCGGCGAAGGGATCGTCTACGCCGGCTCGATCCAAGACTGGCTCGAGACCGCTGAGATGCCCGAGAACATCGACGTGGTGGTTGGCGGACCTCCGTGCCAAGGCTTCTCTCAGCTCGGAAAGCAGGATGCGCAGGACGAGCGGAACTTCCTCTGGGAGCAGTACGCCAATACCTTGACTGCTGTGAAGCCGAATTACTTCGTGGTGGAGAACGTAGCCGCGTTCGCCAAGTCCCCACAGTTCCAGGAGTTCGTCAAGGCGACCGACAAGGGCGGCAAACTGGAGGACTACACCTTCCAGCACAAGATCCTCAACTCCGCCGACTATGGCGCCCCACAGGCTCGCAAGCGGGCCGTCCTGATCGGTCATCGCCGCGAACTCGCCTTTCCTGGGTTCCCCGCAGCAACCCACAACGCCGACGGCTCAAATGATTTGGAGCAGTACAGGACTGTCGGGCAGGCACTGCTCGGAGTGCCGATGACTCCAGATAAGGACGAGGTGTTCGAAGAGCGCACCCACGAGCGTGACGGCAAGACGTTCGCTGGGACGTTCACCCCACGAGAGCTTCACTGGAGCCGAAACTACACCGAGTTGTCCAGGAAGCGGTTCGCAGCGATCCCAGCGGGAGGAAACCGCTTCGACTTGCCCGATGAGCTGAAAGCCAAGTGCTGGCGCACGCATAACTCCGGATCCGGTGATGTGATGGGGAGGCTGCACAACGATAAGCCGTCAGTTACGATCCGCACTGAGTTCTTCAAGCCTGAGAAGGGCCGATACATCCACCCCACTGCGAACCGTGCGATCACCCATTACGAGGCGGCAATCCTCCAAGGGTTCCCCGACACGCACCAATTCGTCGGGTCAAAAACCGCAATCGCTCGACAAATCGGCAATGCGGTACCGATTCCACTGGGAAAGGCTATTGCTCGTCAAATAGTTTCAATCAGCTAG
- a CDS encoding CHY zinc finger protein, producing the protein MPHSSTPSPPVLGPTVDEETRCIHYRTPLDIIAIKFFCCGNYYPCHLCHEETADHPARQWPRERRGEKAILCGVCRTELSIDAYLATDSCPACHSLFNERCRLHTHLYFD; encoded by the coding sequence ATGCCCCACTCGTCCACACCGTCCCCGCCCGTCCTCGGCCCCACGGTCGACGAGGAGACCCGGTGCATTCACTACCGCACGCCCCTCGACATCATCGCCATCAAGTTCTTCTGCTGCGGCAATTACTACCCGTGCCACCTCTGCCACGAGGAAACCGCTGACCACCCCGCACGCCAGTGGCCCCGAGAACGCCGCGGCGAGAAAGCGATCCTGTGCGGGGTCTGCCGGACCGAGCTGAGCATCGACGCCTACCTCGCCACCGACAGCTGCCCCGCCTGCCACAGCCTCTTCAACGAGCGCTGCCGCCTCCACACCCATCTTTACTTCGACTGA
- a CDS encoding putative quinol monooxygenase: MIFITAQFPVKPEHADAWPEISRAFTEATRAEEGCLFYEWSRSLTDPSTYVLIEAFKDDDAGAAHVNSAHFKQAQAELPQYLSRTPDIVNVKVDGWSELGELAVR; this comes from the coding sequence TTGATCTTCATCACCGCCCAGTTCCCGGTCAAGCCCGAGCACGCCGACGCCTGGCCCGAGATCTCCCGCGCCTTCACCGAGGCCACCCGCGCCGAAGAAGGCTGCCTGTTCTACGAATGGTCGCGCTCCCTGACGGACCCCAGCACCTACGTGCTGATCGAGGCGTTCAAGGACGACGACGCCGGCGCCGCCCACGTGAACTCCGCTCACTTCAAGCAGGCGCAGGCTGAGCTTCCGCAGTACCTGTCGCGGACCCCGGACATCGTCAATGTGAAGGTCGATGGCTGGTCCGAGCTCGGCGAACTCGCCGTCCGCTGA
- a CDS encoding peptidoglycan DD-metalloendopeptidase family protein encodes MKNRLAAAFAALLLGAGLLVAAPAPAGAATPTGKVAIKTQRMAKATLNSTQLGWYNAGQSLTLKCYARGQAVTGYYSPWLPNGGLDDLWYKTSDNGFVADVDISTNSNDPVTPACTDPFTAAPNPTIAGTAAVGQALRAVPGSWDPAATFKYQWLLAGAAVAGATGSTWTPPATALGKTVSVRVTGSRAGFATTTRTSSATAALQRGTIATVQPVITGVPAPGQTVTVNPGAWNPRPATFTYQWRRNGANIAGATAASYKVAAADTGADLTAVVTGAVTGYNTATAVSAPVRAGKQFTAAPNPTISGGLDVGNRLTAVVGAWNPKPAYAYQWLRSGAPIAGATATTYVLTKADAGRAISFRVTGTLSGYATAVRTSNALTTRSLLGPAPTPVFRGYPAAGQTLTALAGTWGPGTVSLSYQWLRNGVPIAGATSTTLTLNSSHVGAQIAIRVTGTRAGFIPATRTSAASTVAASTAGMRPYKLPFPKGKSYSILQGPAEHARGILPEYNKHAVDFGTGMGAPITASASGLVVFSGWGTTGEIQVRIDHGDNRCTQYSHLSSATISAGTPIQQGQLLGYSGQTGIASGPHLHWNVVYCDSQISREVPNSVEMGTTYRVGAIATSQNG; translated from the coding sequence ATGAAGAATCGTTTGGCCGCGGCCTTTGCCGCCCTCCTGCTCGGCGCGGGCCTCCTCGTCGCGGCCCCGGCACCCGCCGGCGCGGCGACCCCCACCGGTAAGGTCGCGATCAAGACGCAGCGCATGGCCAAAGCCACCCTCAACAGCACCCAGCTCGGCTGGTACAACGCCGGGCAGTCGCTCACGCTGAAGTGCTACGCGCGCGGCCAGGCCGTCACGGGCTACTACAGTCCCTGGCTCCCGAACGGCGGCCTCGACGACCTGTGGTACAAGACGTCGGACAACGGCTTCGTTGCCGACGTGGACATCAGCACCAACTCGAACGATCCCGTGACCCCTGCGTGCACGGACCCCTTCACCGCCGCGCCGAACCCCACCATCGCCGGCACAGCAGCCGTCGGCCAGGCACTCCGCGCCGTTCCCGGGTCGTGGGACCCGGCCGCCACCTTCAAGTACCAGTGGCTCCTCGCAGGCGCCGCTGTCGCCGGGGCTACCGGATCCACCTGGACCCCGCCCGCCACCGCGCTCGGCAAGACCGTCTCGGTCCGCGTCACCGGTTCCCGGGCGGGCTTCGCGACGACCACGCGCACTTCGAGCGCCACGGCCGCCCTGCAGCGCGGGACGATCGCCACGGTCCAGCCCGTCATCACGGGCGTCCCCGCCCCCGGTCAGACCGTCACCGTGAACCCCGGGGCGTGGAACCCGAGGCCGGCCACCTTCACGTACCAATGGCGCCGCAACGGAGCGAACATCGCTGGGGCCACTGCCGCGTCCTACAAGGTCGCGGCGGCAGACACCGGCGCCGACCTGACCGCCGTGGTCACGGGCGCCGTCACCGGTTACAACACGGCCACCGCCGTGAGCGCCCCGGTGCGTGCCGGCAAGCAGTTCACCGCGGCCCCGAATCCCACCATCTCCGGCGGGCTCGACGTCGGCAACCGGCTCACCGCCGTCGTCGGCGCCTGGAATCCCAAGCCGGCATACGCGTACCAGTGGCTGCGCAGCGGCGCACCGATCGCGGGAGCGACGGCGACGACTTACGTCCTGACCAAAGCCGACGCCGGTCGCGCCATCAGCTTCCGCGTCACCGGCACGCTGAGCGGCTACGCCACGGCGGTCCGGACGTCGAACGCCCTGACCACGCGCTCGCTCCTGGGCCCCGCCCCCACGCCCGTCTTCCGTGGCTACCCGGCCGCCGGACAGACGCTCACCGCACTTGCGGGAACGTGGGGACCGGGCACCGTGTCGCTCAGCTACCAGTGGCTGCGCAACGGCGTTCCCATCGCCGGAGCCACGTCGACCACGCTCACCCTGAACAGTTCGCACGTCGGCGCACAGATCGCCATCCGGGTGACCGGGACGCGGGCCGGGTTCATCCCTGCGACGCGAACCTCGGCGGCGTCGACCGTGGCGGCCAGCACCGCCGGGATGCGTCCGTATAAGCTGCCGTTCCCGAAGGGCAAGTCGTACTCGATCCTTCAGGGTCCCGCCGAGCACGCCCGCGGCATCCTGCCGGAATACAACAAGCACGCGGTCGACTTCGGCACGGGCATGGGCGCACCCATCACCGCCTCCGCGAGCGGCCTCGTCGTCTTCAGCGGCTGGGGCACCACGGGCGAAATCCAGGTCCGGATCGACCACGGTGACAACCGCTGCACCCAGTACTCACACCTGAGCAGCGCCACGATCAGCGCCGGCACGCCGATCCAGCAAGGACAGCTTCTGGGCTATTCGGGCCAGACCGGCATCGCATCCGGCCCGCACCTGCACTGGAACGTCGTCTACTGCGACTCCCAGATCAGCCGAGAAGTGCCCAACAGCGTCGAAATGGGCACGACGTACCGCGTGGGAGCCATCGCCACCAGCCAGAACGGCTGA
- a CDS encoding MFS transporter: MSSPAIAPARGRNLSSEERKVLAGTLVGTSIEWYDFFIYAQAAALVLAPLFLAPVSRENPALAQVLSFATIGISFLFRPLGAVVAGRLGDRLGRKKMLVLTLVMMGLSTSLIGFLPDYNAIGIAAPILLILLRILQGFSAGGEWGGAALMAVEHAPKNRRGLFGAFPQIGVPIGMILATFTLWALTSSMSKEAFLAWGWRVPFLLSIVLIVVGFVIRRAVEESPVFDELLRRRKESSAPLGELFRHHTRQVFLTAIIFIANNAAGYLLIAYFAAYASTALRMDRPSVLLATALASFGWLIFTLWGGHLSDRLGRVRTFQLGYILLAVWAIPMWFLIDSRNIVLYFVALFVMTLGLGLSYGPQAALYAEMFPAKVRYSGVSIGYALGAVLGGAFAPMIADALLNQFHSSWVIGLYIAIAAIISFIGVSAVKEPRDVDLLT, translated from the coding sequence ATGTCGTCACCTGCCATCGCTCCCGCCCGGGGCCGGAACCTCTCCTCCGAAGAACGCAAGGTCCTCGCCGGAACGCTCGTGGGGACATCCATCGAGTGGTACGACTTCTTCATCTACGCCCAGGCGGCTGCCCTCGTCCTGGCTCCGCTCTTCCTGGCGCCGGTCTCGCGCGAGAACCCGGCCCTGGCTCAGGTGCTCTCGTTCGCCACGATCGGCATCTCGTTCCTGTTCCGCCCCCTCGGCGCCGTGGTCGCCGGCCGCCTCGGTGACCGCCTCGGACGCAAGAAGATGCTGGTCCTGACCCTCGTCATGATGGGCCTCTCGACCTCCCTGATCGGCTTCCTGCCGGACTACAACGCCATCGGCATCGCCGCCCCGATCCTGCTGATCCTCCTCCGCATCCTGCAAGGCTTCTCGGCCGGCGGGGAATGGGGCGGGGCGGCACTCATGGCCGTCGAACACGCTCCGAAGAACCGGCGCGGCCTCTTCGGCGCATTCCCCCAGATCGGTGTCCCCATCGGTATGATCCTGGCGACCTTCACCCTCTGGGCCCTCACGAGCTCGATGTCCAAGGAGGCTTTCCTCGCCTGGGGCTGGCGGGTCCCGTTCCTGCTCTCGATCGTGCTGATCGTGGTCGGTTTCGTGATCCGCCGCGCCGTCGAGGAAAGCCCCGTCTTCGACGAACTCCTCCGCCGCCGTAAGGAGTCCTCCGCACCCCTCGGTGAGCTGTTCCGCCACCACACCCGCCAGGTCTTCCTGACCGCAATCATCTTCATCGCGAACAACGCGGCCGGGTACCTGCTCATCGCGTACTTCGCGGCCTACGCCTCGACCGCATTGCGCATGGACCGTCCGAGCGTCCTGCTGGCCACCGCGCTCGCCTCGTTCGGGTGGCTGATCTTCACACTCTGGGGCGGTCACCTCTCCGACCGACTCGGACGAGTGCGGACCTTCCAGCTCGGTTACATCCTCCTGGCCGTCTGGGCCATCCCGATGTGGTTCCTGATCGACTCCCGGAACATCGTCCTCTACTTCGTGGCGCTCTTCGTCATGACCCTGGGGCTCGGGCTGTCCTACGGACCGCAGGCCGCTCTCTACGCGGAGATGTTCCCTGCGAAGGTCCGCTATTCCGGCGTCTCCATCGGCTACGCCCTCGGCGCCGTGCTCGGCGGAGCCTTCGCACCGATGATCGCCGACGCCCTCCTCAACCAGTTCCACTCGTCCTGGGTGATCGGCCTCTACATCGCCATCGCCGCCATCATCTCGTTCATCGGGGTCTCGGCCGTGAAGGAACCGCGCGACGTGGACCTGCTCACCTGA
- a CDS encoding DeoR/GlpR family DNA-binding transcription regulator — protein sequence MSLNGPDERAVFAGERQQRILALLRAAGRVDTRDLAESFDVSIESIRKDLIHLERHGQLQRVHGGAIPAESASFEAPVQERTGFAREKTRIAEAALDHLPVGGSILLDAGSTTERLAELLPPGPALTVFTNTLPIALKLLGHAQLDVFTLGGRVRSRTLAEVDEWALRSLAELNADVAFLGTNGLHPERGLTTPDPAEAHVKRAMLASARRRILLCDHSKIGSISTVQHATLEDIDLLITDDGATPDQLATLRAAGLEIQVA from the coding sequence ATGAGCCTCAACGGACCCGACGAGCGCGCCGTCTTCGCCGGCGAACGCCAGCAGCGCATCCTCGCGCTCCTCCGCGCGGCCGGCCGGGTCGACACTCGCGACCTCGCCGAGTCCTTCGATGTCAGCATCGAGAGCATCCGCAAGGACCTCATCCATCTGGAACGCCACGGCCAGCTCCAGCGGGTGCATGGGGGCGCGATACCCGCCGAGTCCGCGTCGTTCGAGGCCCCCGTCCAAGAGCGCACCGGGTTCGCCCGCGAGAAGACCCGTATCGCCGAAGCGGCACTGGATCACCTTCCCGTCGGGGGTTCGATCCTCCTCGACGCCGGCTCGACCACCGAGCGCCTCGCCGAGCTCCTCCCGCCCGGTCCCGCGCTCACCGTCTTCACGAACACCCTGCCGATCGCCCTGAAACTGCTCGGTCACGCGCAACTGGACGTGTTCACGCTGGGGGGCCGCGTACGCTCGCGCACCCTGGCCGAGGTGGACGAGTGGGCCCTGCGCTCGCTCGCGGAGCTGAACGCCGACGTCGCGTTCCTCGGCACCAACGGCCTGCACCCCGAGCGTGGCCTCACCACCCCCGACCCCGCCGAAGCGCACGTCAAACGCGCCATGCTTGCGAGCGCGCGCCGTCGGATCCTGCTCTGCGACCACAGCAAGATCGGCTCGATCAGCACCGTGCAGCACGCCACCCTCGAGGACATCGACCTCCTCATCACCGACGACGGCGCCACCCCGGACCAGCTCGCCACGCTCCGGGCCGCGGGCCTCGAGATCCAGGTGGCCTGA
- a CDS encoding FGGY-family carbohydrate kinase, with the protein MALSSARYFLGLDAGQTFTKAVLFTDDGRQVARGAASVETSSPRASWQERDLEDVWHAAAAAIRECLVSAGVVGAQVAGVGVCGHNDGAYLVDDDGAPTRAAILATDSRAVAEAAELGEGARGAAALAETGQIPAPYSPSALLLWLERHEPETLAKTRWYLFCKDWLRFRLTGEIATDPSEASASFTGLHEQEWSDEALRIYGLGAYRELLPPLRASSAVAGHVTRAAAEETGLLPGTPVVTGAHDVDAAALGIGAIGVGSLSLVMGTFSINQVVWDAPVGDPRWQARSFLERGGWLHMSTSPSSASNFEWAMRNWGGGADYAEVIEAARLLDPAAYREAPHFLPYLYGAPLGHGADGAQLSGLRGSHDRHDVFRAVLEGVAHQHRWHVDALRSAFTFSGAARLCGGGAKSEPWTQLMSDVLDLPLEVTDSTEAGARGAALLAAIGVGAYSGLTEAADAAVTVVRRHEPQHHWGSVLDDRYAEFLTLMR; encoded by the coding sequence ATGGCGCTGAGTTCGGCGCGGTACTTCCTGGGCCTCGACGCCGGCCAGACCTTCACCAAGGCGGTGCTCTTCACGGATGACGGCCGTCAGGTGGCGCGGGGTGCGGCGTCGGTGGAGACCTCCTCGCCCCGCGCGTCGTGGCAGGAACGGGACCTTGAGGACGTGTGGCACGCGGCCGCCGCGGCGATCCGCGAGTGCCTGGTGTCCGCCGGGGTGGTCGGCGCGCAGGTGGCCGGCGTGGGCGTCTGCGGCCACAATGACGGCGCCTATCTCGTGGACGACGACGGCGCCCCCACGCGCGCGGCCATCCTCGCCACGGACTCGCGCGCCGTCGCCGAGGCGGCCGAGCTGGGGGAGGGCGCCCGGGGCGCGGCGGCCTTGGCGGAGACCGGGCAGATCCCCGCGCCCTACAGCCCCTCCGCCCTCCTGCTGTGGCTCGAACGGCACGAGCCGGAAACCCTCGCGAAGACCCGCTGGTACCTGTTCTGCAAGGACTGGCTGCGGTTCAGGCTGACCGGTGAGATCGCGACGGACCCGTCCGAGGCGAGCGCGTCGTTCACCGGGCTGCACGAGCAGGAGTGGTCCGACGAGGCGCTGCGGATCTACGGCCTCGGGGCGTACCGCGAACTGCTGCCGCCGCTACGGGCGAGTTCCGCCGTCGCCGGTCACGTGACCCGGGCCGCGGCGGAGGAGACCGGACTGCTGCCGGGCACCCCCGTGGTGACCGGCGCGCACGACGTGGACGCCGCCGCTCTGGGCATCGGGGCGATCGGGGTGGGCTCCTTGAGCCTGGTCATGGGGACGTTCAGCATCAACCAGGTGGTGTGGGACGCGCCGGTCGGCGACCCTCGCTGGCAGGCCCGGTCCTTCCTGGAGCGCGGGGGCTGGCTGCACATGTCGACGTCGCCCAGCAGCGCGTCCAACTTCGAGTGGGCCATGCGGAACTGGGGTGGCGGGGCCGATTACGCGGAGGTCATCGAGGCGGCGCGGCTGCTGGATCCGGCGGCGTATCGCGAGGCGCCCCACTTCCTGCCGTATCTGTACGGAGCGCCGCTGGGTCACGGAGCGGACGGCGCCCAGCTGAGCGGTCTGCGCGGCAGTCACGACCGTCACGACGTGTTCCGGGCGGTCCTGGAAGGCGTCGCGCACCAGCACCGCTGGCATGTGGACGCGCTGCGGTCGGCCTTCACATTCTCCGGTGCGGCACGGCTGTGCGGTGGCGGGGCGAAGAGCGAACCCTGGACGCAGCTCATGTCCGATGTGCTGGACCTTCCCCTGGAGGTCACCGATTCCACGGAGGCCGGCGCCCGGGGCGCGGCGCTCCTGGCGGCCATCGGCGTCGGGGCGTACTCCGGTCTGACCGAAGCCGCCGACGCAGCCGTGACGGTGGTCCGCCGCCACGAGCCGCAGCACCACTGGGGTTCCGTCCTCGACGACCGGTACGCGGAGTTCCTGACCCTGATGCGCTAG